The following proteins are encoded in a genomic region of Thermocrinis sp.:
- a CDS encoding restriction endonuclease subunit S, translating to MFKFRWETEFKETEIGEIPKDWEVSSLKNILKSLESGNRPKGGVLAHNPFGILSIGGENINWDGSLELENCLRFEESFYTSLKKGKIEDGDILLVKDGTIGKIAFISKIPEGKAMVNEHVFLLKTDPTKFNSRFLFYFLFSKIGQQQIESSISGSAQGGINKSIQDNILVFYPPLPEQSRIATVLSWFDDLIENKKKQNEILEKTAMAIFKSWFIDFEPFKDGEFVYNEELGREIPKGWEVKRLGEVVKTFKGISYKGSEKYQDYIEGAYIFITLDNFLRGGGFKNEYTWIKSEKIKTLHLVKEGDIIIALTDMTQDGQVVGAPAIVILPNNFNVGVISLDCMKLEPTLQELKYYLYLFLKDTQEENATFANGANVLHLMVNNFLGGKLFPIPPFPILQSFHSLVEPLFQKIILNQKQIITL from the coding sequence ATGTTCAAATTCCGCTGGGAAACTGAGTTTAAAGAAACGGAGATTGGGGAGATACCAAAGGATTGGGAGGTTAGTAGTTTAAAGAATATTTTAAAAAGTTTAGAAAGTGGTAACAGGCCAAAGGGTGGAGTTTTAGCTCATAATCCATTTGGGATTCTAAGTATAGGTGGAGAAAACATAAATTGGGATGGAAGTTTAGAACTTGAAAATTGTTTAAGATTTGAAGAAAGTTTTTACACGAGTTTGAAGAAAGGGAAAATAGAGGATGGAGATATTTTGTTGGTAAAAGATGGTACGATAGGAAAGATTGCTTTTATAAGTAAAATTCCTGAAGGAAAAGCAATGGTAAATGAACATGTATTTTTGCTTAAAACTGACCCAACAAAGTTTAACTCAAGATTTTTATTTTATTTTTTATTCTCGAAGATAGGGCAACAACAAATTGAAAGTTCAATTTCTGGGAGTGCTCAAGGAGGAATTAATAAATCCATTCAAGACAATATATTAGTGTTTTACCCTCCCCTTCCCGAACAATCCCGCATTGCCACCGTTTTATCTTGGTTTGATGACCTGATAGAAAACAAGAAAAAGCAAAACGAGATTTTGGAAAAAACAGCAATGGCAATTTTTAAAAGTTGGTTCATTGATTTTGAGCCGTTTAAAGATGGAGAGTTTGTTTATAATGAGGAGTTGGGAAGAGAGATACCGAAGGGGTGGGAAGTGAAGAGGTTAGGAGAAGTGGTTAAAACTTTTAAAGGAATCTCTTATAAAGGCTCTGAAAAGTATCAGGACTATATTGAGGGGGCATATATTTTTATTACGCTTGATAATTTTTTAAGAGGTGGTGGATTTAAAAATGAATACACATGGATAAAAAGCGAGAAAATAAAAACATTACACCTGGTAAAAGAAGGAGACATAATTATTGCTTTAACAGATATGACACAAGATGGGCAAGTTGTTGGGGCACCTGCGATTGTTATTTTACCGAATAACTTTAATGTAGGAGTAATCTCGTTAGATTGTATGAAGCTTGAACCAACACTGCAAGAACTAAAATATTATCTTTATTTGTTTCTTAAAGATACACAAGAAGAAAATGCAACTTTTGCTAATGGTGCTAATGTTCTTCACTTAATGGTTAATAATTTTTTAGGAGGAAAACTATTTCCCATTCCCCCTTTCCCCATCCTCCAATCTTTCCACTCCCTCGTAGAGCCCCTATTCCAGAAAATCATCCTCAACCAAAAGCAAATAATAACCTTAC